One window of the Triticum dicoccoides isolate Atlit2015 ecotype Zavitan chromosome 3B, WEW_v2.0, whole genome shotgun sequence genome contains the following:
- the LOC119277027 gene encoding basic leucine zipper 6-like: protein MAQLPPKIPTAATGAHHWPGAGVEHHGHGPVAVWADEFAEFAAARRGAHRRSLSDSVAFVEMAPGGCGGAGDFDRLDDDQLMSMFPDEGGSTAPGSENGTSDSDGDKHGKDRYDDGQHDDANPEEPGPGQATPTSSTETIRDPKRVKRILANRQSAQRSRVRKLQYISELERCVTTLQNEVSVLSPRVAFLDQQRTILTVGNSHLKQRIAALAQDKLFKDAHQEALKEEIERLRQVYQQQNLRMSSGAGAASDHGGPPPVRAEKELMS, encoded by the exons ATGGCGCAGCTCCCGCCCAAGATCccgacggcggcgacgggggcgcACCACTGGCCCGGCGCCGGCGTGGAGCACCACGGCCACGGGCCCGTCGCGGTGTGGGCGGACGAGTTCGCCGAGTTCGCGGCGGCGCGCCGGGGCGCGCACCGCAGGTCACTGAGCGACTCGGTGGCCTTCGTGGAGATGGCGCCGGGGGGCTGCGGCGGGGCAGGCGACTTCGACAGGCTGGACGACGACCAGCTCATGTCCATGTTCCCCGACGAGGGCGGGTCGACGGCCCCGGGGTCCGAGAACGGCACCAGCGACAGCGACGGCGACAAGCACGGCAAGGACCGGTACGACGACGGGCAGCACGACGATGCTAATCCGGAGGAGCCGGGGCCGGGGCAAGCCACGCCGACCTCGTCCACGGAGACGATCCGCGACCCCAAGAGGGTCAAGAG GATACTGGCTAATCGTCAGTCGGCTCAGAGATCTCGGGTGAGGAAGCTGCAGTACATCTCCGAGCTCGAGCGGTGCGTCACAACGCTGCAG AACGAGGTGTCCGTGCTGTCTCCCCGGGTGGCATTTCTGGATCAGCAGCGGACGATCCTCACCGTCGGCAACAGCCACCTCAAGCAGCGGATCGCAGCTCTGGCGCAGGACAAGCTTTTCAAGGACG CTCATCAGGAGGCGCTGAAGGAGGAGATCGAGAGGCTGCGGCAGGTGTACCAGCAGCAGAACCTCAGAATGTCGTCCGGTGCGGGCGCGGCCTCCGACCACGGCGGGCCGCCCCCTGTGCGCGCGGAGAAGGAGCTCATGAGCTGA
- the LOC119281528 gene encoding uncharacterized protein LOC119281528 yields the protein MECIVELQRERERCVTDVPEVDGAELLVELLDASLAAEEEAAAVGCKHHQLGFPADDVGEGWIDDGLQELNLIHPHQEAGCEDCGLDGIILSGFDGCGCSPGPYVLDDVGNAVGYWAEEMEGAAFGFFNGDCVGEWYSDGMAMEWDEGRSYYSFYPSYGGEASAEQPYISPLWE from the coding sequence ATGGAGTGCATCGTGGAGCTGCAGCGGGAGCGGGAGCGCTGCGTCACGGATGTACCTGAGGTCGATGGTGCTGAGCTGCTCGTCGAGCTCCTGGACGCATCGCTCGCcgccgaggaggaggcggcggcagtcGGCTGCAAGCATCACCAGCTCGGCTTCCCGGCCGACGACGTCGGCGAAGGCTGGATCGACGACGGCCTACAGGAGCTGAACTTGATCCACCCGCACCAGGAGGCGGGCTGCGAGGACTGCGGGCTCGACGGCATAATCCTCTCCGGCTTTGACGGCTGCGGGTGCTCGCCGGGACCGTACGTCCTGGACGACGTTGGCAACGCCGTGGGGTACTGGGCGGAGGAGATGGAGGGCGCCGCCTTTGGCTTCTTCAACGGCGACTGCGTGGGGGAGTGGTACTCGGACGGCATGGCCATGGAGTGGGACGAAGGGAGAAGCTACTACTCCTTTTACCCATCCTACGGCGGCGAGGCGAGCGCGGAGCAACCGTACATCAGTCCATTGTGGGAGTGA